Proteins encoded within one genomic window of Thermodesulfobacteriota bacterium:
- a CDS encoding methylated-DNA--[protein]-cysteine S-methyltransferase, with protein sequence MFEDNLYKLSKDYQRIEQTILYLDKHFREQPTLSELAKNVNLSEYHFHRLFKRWAGITPKQFLKFLTIEYAKNLLDESQSLLDITYNSGLSSTSRLHELFVTIDAVTPGEFKKKGQGLVIIYGVHPTPFGKCLLSVTERGICGLSFIAENNVDETITSLMKEWNGAKFIENANFTRDYIDKIFIPSSKEDRPKLNLFLKGTNFQIKVWQALLNIPSVHVLSYEDIAKSIGCLDGLKTIGKAVMSNPIAYLIPCHRLIHSMGIFGSYKWGTARKRAMVGWETAKGKVDLYDRHTEDMQILDKSACTDEI encoded by the coding sequence TTGTTCGAAGATAATTTATACAAATTATCGAAAGATTATCAAAGAATCGAGCAGACTATTCTGTATCTGGATAAGCATTTCCGGGAACAGCCTACGTTGAGTGAACTTGCCAAAAATGTAAATCTCAGTGAATATCACTTTCACCGTTTATTTAAAAGATGGGCAGGTATAACGCCTAAGCAATTCCTGAAATTTTTGACTATTGAGTATGCAAAAAACCTTTTAGACGAGTCACAAAGTCTTCTCGATATAACTTATAACTCGGGACTCTCAAGCACAAGCAGGCTGCACGAACTCTTTGTCACAATCGATGCAGTTACTCCCGGAGAATTTAAAAAAAAGGGGCAAGGTCTGGTCATTATTTATGGAGTCCACCCCACGCCCTTCGGAAAATGTCTTCTGTCCGTAACTGAAAGGGGAATCTGCGGACTGTCTTTTATAGCAGAGAACAATGTCGATGAAACAATAACAAGCCTCATGAAAGAATGGAACGGGGCAAAGTTTATTGAGAATGCAAATTTTACACGCGATTATATAGATAAAATATTCATTCCCTCATCAAAAGAGGATAGACCGAAATTAAATTTATTCTTAAAGGGTACCAACTTTCAGATTAAGGTTTGGCAGGCATTACTTAATATACCTTCTGTGCATGTTCTGTCATATGAGGACATAGCAAAATCTATAGGCTGCCTTGACGGGTTGAAAACTATAGGAAAAGCGGTGATGTCAAACCCGATTGCATATCTCATCCCCTGTCACCGATTAATCCACAGTATGGGAATTTTCGGCTCCTATAAGTGGGGCACAGCAAGAAAAAGAGCTATGGTGGGATGGGAAACGGCTAAGGGAAAAGTCGATTTATATGATCGACACACAGAGGATATGCAAATTCTAGATAAATCTGCATGCACCGATGAGATTTGA
- a CDS encoding SDR family oxidoreductase, producing the protein MKLKDKVVIITGGSLGLGKDTALLFYREGASVIITGRTEKTLKEAVGDAQNQGSGGEIEYLVADASKEEDCRNTVDYVINKYGRVDILFNNAGVLYVYYTHETPIEIWDKTFEINVRGTFLMSKFTIPHMLNQGKGCIVNNSSILGSRAAPACAAYIATKGAIAQLTRAMAVEYAQQGIRVNAICPGTTVTPLVEGLFEQTDDPEGARRLWESYNPMGRLGKPSEIARGVLFLCDDEVEFMTGSMLHIDGGWIAR; encoded by the coding sequence ATGAAGCTTAAAGATAAAGTAGTGATAATTACGGGGGGGAGTTTAGGTCTGGGGAAAGACACTGCACTTCTGTTCTACAGAGAAGGAGCCAGTGTCATAATAACAGGACGTACGGAAAAAACTCTTAAGGAAGCAGTTGGAGACGCTCAAAATCAGGGCAGTGGGGGTGAAATTGAATATCTGGTAGCCGATGCCTCGAAGGAAGAAGATTGTAGAAATACTGTCGATTACGTCATAAATAAATATGGAAGAGTTGATATTTTATTCAATAATGCAGGAGTACTTTATGTATATTACACCCATGAAACTCCAATTGAAATTTGGGACAAAACGTTTGAGATAAACGTGCGGGGCACATTCTTAATGTCAAAATTTACGATTCCGCACATGTTGAATCAGGGAAAGGGCTGCATAGTCAACAACTCTTCAATTCTAGGATCAAGAGCAGCGCCAGCGTGTGCCGCATATATCGCTACAAAGGGTGCTATTGCACAGTTAACGAGAGCTATGGCTGTCGAATATGCACAACAAGGAATCAGGGTAAATGCAATTTGTCCCGGAACTACGGTTACACCCTTGGTCGAGGGTCTATTCGAACAAACGGATGACCCGGAAGGGGCAAGGAGACTCTGGGAGTCCTACAATCCGATGGGCCGTCTCGGGAAGCCGTCTGAAATTGCGAGGGGTGTGCTGTTTCTATGCGACGATGAAGTCGAGTTTATGACCGGCAGTATGCTTCACATAGACGGCGGCTGGATTGCGCGTTGA